The region AGAGGCGGGTTGCGTATGGCGCGATGGAGGCTGCTATTGTATTCCGTGTTCTTGTCAGACAGAGAGACGCAGGCATGCTGTGCGTGTTAGTGCATGCACGTGTGTGCGCTTAGTCATGCGTCTACATGCATGCACATGTGTACAGGTCCGTGTAGAGAACAGAAAGCAGAAACCGCGCCGGCTATGTAAGGTATGCATTGTATGTACTCTACACAGAGGGAGGGGTAGAGTCGCATATTACACAGCAAACAATAGGCAGCTCAGATTATTGaaacaaagattattatttgTAATGATGCGAGAATAGCaagttgattattattattattattattatttattattattattattattattattattattattattattaatatgtttttgacACCCAGATAGCTCGAGTGAAGCGAGAAGAGAAATCCCTTTTCTGAAGAGATCTCGTTGGTCTCCGTCTCGATGTTATGCTGCATTGTTGTCTGTctttgtaactgtacagtacaggatgtGGTGCCTCCTCAACCCACCCCCATGTAAATGAGATCAAGCCATGCATCCCATAAGGGTGTATTCTATATCAATCCATGCATCCCATAAGGGTGTATTCTATATCAATCCATGCATCCCATAAGGGTGTATTCTATATCAATCCATGCATCCCATAAGGGTGTATTCTATATCAATCCATGCATCCCATAAGGGTGTATTCTATATCAATCCATGCATCCCATAAGGGTGTATTCTATATCAATCCATGCATCCCATAAGGGTGTATTCGACTCCTGTTCAGATACAGCCTGCAGTGCATGTGTGGCGCTGTGGTTATGGACTTGTCTTTGTGTCTGCAGCACCTCCTTGGTCGTCTGCTCCCCCTGCCAGTtactatctatctgtctgtctgtatgtctgtctgtctagctaTAGGTGTACAGATCTATCTGTCAGTCTGACTGTCTATCAGTATAATTGTCTGTAGGTCTACCTGTACATCTGTCTGTCCTCTCCGCCCCTGACAGCTCTCCACTGCCAAAATCCATCAGCTACAACTGACTGGAGCTGCAGGGGCTTGTTTATTAACATTGGcccatctgtctctctctctctctttctctctctctcaatctctggctttctcttttctcttctctctcccctctatcCTACAGTGCCTCTTTCCTTGTCTTTCATTCTCTTTTTCTCATGTCCCCTATGACCCTCAGACAGATCAACAAAATGCAGAAAGactaattctttattttttatttttctattctttCATTCCTTTCCGCAGGCTCTTCCCGATTCCTGTCATGTCTGCTCGCTAGAACTCCCCGATCTCTATGGTGCCACCCCGCTCTGAGACATGGTCTcccctgcagctctgtgtgtctgcctgcttGCCTGGGGCCTGGGGTTGGGCTCTACCACTCCAGTTCCGGAGAGGGGAGCAGCTCCAGGTTTCCCCATGTCCTTCCAGAGAGAGATGAGCAGCCTAGGGACAGGACTTGAAGTGGCCTCTCCTGCAGACAGAGGGAACGAAACAGGAGAAAGGAGGGAGGAGAAAAAATGCCTCAGGAGCGCTGCCGCCTCGCCCCCTGCTCCCCTGCTGGGAACAGGATTTGGGGTTCTGTCATTGAACCCCCAGAAGCCAGCccttgttgtcagtgcctcagaggaGTCTGAGCAGCCCGGGACAGTGCAGCTTTGCTCTGGGAACCCAAGCCTAAGTGCTGTAGAACTGACAGCGTTGCCTGGAGACATTGCTAGGCTACCATCTTCCCCTAGCCCCGTTGCCATGGGCACCACAAACGACACCCCATTGGTCAATCAGACTCCAGAAAGAGAGGGGGCGGCCCTGGAGCTCCTTACTGGAGGCAAAAATGCAAAGAGAAGGGCGGATGGAGAGAAGGCAGAGAGCGGAAAGGTGGATGGAGTCACAGAGAAGCTGCCAGCCTCAGGAAGGGGCACAGTAGTGGAGCCTACAAGAGGGAGAGACTGGAGGATGACTGAAAGCAGACTTTTGTCTCAGGGGCAGCGTCTCAATATAGGGGCTGGAGGGGCCCCTAGTGAGGCTGTTGGAGGCAACCAGGCTTGGGGGGTGAATCCTACAGGGTTAGGCACAACCTCGATACCTTCTAGTATCACCGAAGCAGCAACCACAGGAGCAGTGAAACCCAGTGTGGTGACTGCATCTCAGCACCCACCAATGAGAGGGCCAGTGGAGTCCAACTGGGGCACAGCAAGACAGGCTGGAGCAGTCCAGCAGGGGGCAGAGTCCACACAGCGAGGGGGTGAGATGGAAGATGGAATCCGAGCAAGTCCGGAACATCCCGGGaagacagaggaggaggaggaggaggaggaggaggagggaccagGAGATTGGGAATCGGACAGGGAATTGCTTCCGAAACCCAGGAAGACTGGGAAGAGTGAAAGGCTCAGGGGAGGAACAGCAGAACGGCAGAAGGAGAGAGCTGGGTCAGCAGATGAAGTCCCAGGTGCGAGAGATACCAAAACCGACGGTGTGCAGTGGGGCTGGAAATCAGAAGAGAGCGAGGCTGGACTGAGGAACTCGACGCTGCTGAAGATACAGCCTACACCAGACGAGACCAAGTCATCTCAGACAGGCAGCGCAGTGCGACCCCCGTACCGGGGCGTATCGGGTGTGAAGGACACCTTGGATTCTCAAGGGTTCCTCGGGGAGTCTGGGATCAGCCTGACACTCAGTCCCGAATGGGGGCTAATATCCAGCTCTGCTGCCTCCCCCAACCCCACCGTGTCACATCCCGGGACAGGGGGCCCCACACTGCAGGAGGCAGGTGAGCGTGGGGGGGCGGGCTATCAGCtgtttagtttagggatctgttcTATGTGGTTGATGTGATACAGCAATCTGGAATGTCCTTGTGTCAGATAgcttgtatcagatggaaatgacatcacagtattatctatactgtttaattattcttatttaacataTTGTATAGGGTGGCGTGCAAGATATAAACAAATCTTCACCCACTGCCCTCCCATGGAGTGGATGCCAGCTTGTATCGTGCATCActatatattctttatatagtAATTAAGTATATTATAACAGTTCAAACGTGTTACTTATAGAACATCCATAACTCCAGAACGCTCTCTCAGAATTCTAAACTAAACTCACTGAAAACGACAAAATAAACGTTTTTTGCTCCATCGCCAGATTCCTCTGCTCCGAACGGCGTGACAGAGGCTCACAAGATCACTGCAGCAGGACTCCTCTCCAGTTCCACACAGGCCCCCCTGACTACAGTGGAGACAGCCACCCACTTCTCAAGAGAACCGACTCTAGCAGAAAATCAGGGGACGGCTGTCTCACTACCCTTCGAAGGGGCCCCGCTGCCATCAGAACCCTTAGTCTCAGTACCCCGTGAAAGGACCCCACAAGTATCAGAGTCAACCATCACTGTACCCCCTGAAGAGATCTTATCACAGTCAcctgactctgtaccccctgaagagatcttatcacagtcacctgactctgtaccccctgaagagatctcatcacagtcacctgactctgtaccccctgaaGAGATCTTATCACCGTCAcctgactctgtaccccctgaaGAGATCTTATCACCGTCAcctgactctgtaccccctgaagagatctcatcacagtcacctgactctgtaccccctgaagagatctcatcacagtcacctgactctgtaccccctgaaGAGATCTCATCACAGTCAGctgactctgtaccccctgaaGAGATCTCATCACTGTCAcctgactctgtaccccctgaagagatcttatcacagtcacctgactctgtaccccctgaagagatcttatcacagtcacctgactctgtaccccctgaagagatctcatcacagtcacctgactctgtaccccctgaGGAGATCTTATCACAGTCAGctgactctgtaccccctgaGGAGATCTTATCACCGTCAcctgactctgtaccccctgaagagatctcatcacagtcacctgactctgtaccccctgaGGAGATCTTATCACCGTCAcctgactctgtaccccctgaGGAGATCTTATCACAGTCAcctgactctgtacc is a window of Polyodon spathula isolate WHYD16114869_AA chromosome 12, ASM1765450v1, whole genome shotgun sequence DNA encoding:
- the LOC121324717 gene encoding armadillo-like helical domain-containing protein 4 codes for the protein MVSPAALCVCLLAWGLGLGSTTPVPERGAAPGFPMSFQREMSSLGTGLEVASPADRGNETGERREEKKCLRSAAASPPAPLLGTGFGVLSLNPQKPALVVSASEESEQPGTVQLCSGNPSLSAVELTALPGDIARLPSSPSPVAMGTTNDTPLVNQTPEREGAALELLTGGKNAKRRADGEKAESGKVDGVTEKLPASGRGTVVEPTRGRDWRMTESRLLSQGQRLNIGAGGAPSEAVGGNQAWGVNPTGLGTTSIPSSITEAATTGAVKPSVVTASQHPPMRGPVESNWGTARQAGAVQQGAESTQRGGEMEDGIRASPEHPGKTEEEEEEEEEEGPGDWESDRELLPKPRKTGKSERLRGGTAERQKERAGSADEVPGARDTKTDGVQWGWKSEESEAGLRNSTLLKIQPTPDETKSSQTGSAVRPPYRGVSGVKDTLDSQGFLGESGISLTLSPEWGLISSSAASPNPTVSHPGTGGPTLQEADSSAPNGVTEAHKITAAGLLSSSTQAPLTTVETATHFSREPTLAENQGTAVSLPFEGAPLPSEPLVSVPRERTPQVSESTITVPPEEILSQSPDSVPPEEILSQSPDSVPPEEILSQSPDSVPPEEISSQSPDSVPPEEILSQSADSVPPEEILSPSPDSVPPEEILSQSPDSVPPEEILSPSPDSVPPEEILSQSADSVPPEEILSPSPDSVPPEEILSPSPDSVPPEEISSQSADSVPPEEISSQSPDSVPPEEILSQSADSVPPEEISSQSAASVPPEGAPLGPGWPDSADDLDEVPPLLSETPPPGIFNISETPPPGTFKSSEKLPHGMFRNPKTEESGTFGNPQTPPSRIFTSETPPLTTFLPPTSVTMATSLMWPPAEAGLDDLEKLESEEEHEDNIDEDEDEEEEEEEEEEEEEEESPDSDEAESVEESEPPGVSTATPSHSHTPFHLPAGSEWAQRNQGLVRSWVETVRDTAGYVSGMLAPVGIGIVGALFILGALYSIKVMHRKRRSVFKRQRRKHGEMSNRQDRVMLLADSSEDEF